A window of Conger conger chromosome 13, fConCon1.1, whole genome shotgun sequence contains these coding sequences:
- the LOC133108403 gene encoding galactosylgalactosylxylosylprotein 3-beta-glucuronosyltransferase 1-like translates to MPKRRDILAIVLIVLPWTLLITVWHQSAIAPLLAIRKACLHLVKEIFIVPERLAIRRHRLSDDRAEGRRDSAQGSDSKEYCSSDKDIVEVVRTEYVYTRPPPWSDVLPTIHVITPTYSRAVQRAELTRLANTFLHVPNLHWILVEDAQRRTPPVTRLLRETGLNYTHLNVETPRNYKLRGDARDPRIPRGTMQRNLALRWLRETFSANGSQPGIVYFADDDNTYSLELFQEMRSTRKVSVWPVAFVGGLRYESPKVNAAGKVYGWKTVFDPHRPFAIDMAGFAVNLRLILFKPQAYFKLRGVKGGYQESSLLRELVTLNDLEPKAANCTKILVWHTRTEKPVLVNEGKKGFTDPNVEI, encoded by the exons ATGCCGAAACGGAGAGACATCCTGGCCATCGTGTTGATCGTGTTGCCCTGGACGCTCCTCATCACCGTCTGGCACCAGAGCGCCATCGCTCCCTTATTGGCTATCCGAAAGG CCTGTCTACACCTAGTAAAAGAAATCTTTATCGTACCAGAGAGGCTGGCCATCCGTCGTCACCGTCTCTCAG ATGACAGGGCCGAGGGCCGGCGGGACTCGGCACAGGGGTCCGACTCCAAGGAGTACTGCTCCTCGGACAAGGACATCGTGGAGGTGGTGCGGACGGAGTACGTGTACACGCGGCCGCCGCCCTGGTCCGACGTGCTGCCCACCATCCACGTGATCACGCCCACCTACAGCCGCGCGGTGCAGAGGGCAGAGCTCACCCGGCTGGCCAACACCTTCCTGCACGTGCCCAACCTGCACTGGATCCTGGTGGAGGACGCGCAGAGGCGCACGCCGCCGGTGACACGCCTGCTGCGCGAGACGGGCCTGAACTACACGCACCTCAACGTGGAGACGCCGCGCAACTACAAGCTGCGGGGCGACGCCCGCGACCCGCGCATCCCGCGCGGCACCATGCAGAGGAACCTGGCCCTGCGCTGGCTGAGGGAGACCTTCAGCGCCAACGGCAGCCAGCCGGGCATCGTCTACTTCGCCGACGACGACAACACCTACAGCCTGGAGCTGTTTCAGGAG ATGCGCTCGACGCGGAAGGTGTCGGTGTGGCCCGTGGCCTTCGTGGGGGGGCTCCGGTACGAGTCGCCCAAGGTCAACGCCGCCGGCAAGGTCTACGGCTGGAAGACGGTGTTCGACCCCCACCGGCCCTTCGCCATCGACATGGCGGGCTTCGCCGTCAACCTGCGCCTCATCCTCTTCAAGCCGCAGGCCTACTTCAAGCTGCGGGGCGTCAAGGGCGGCTACCAGGAGAGCAGCCTGCTGAGAGAACTGGTCACCCTCAACGACCTGGAGCCCAAGGCCGCCAACTGCACTAAG ATTCTTGTATGGCACACAAGGACAGAAAAGCCTGTTCTTGTCAATGAAGGAAAGAAAGGATTCACAGACCCCAATGTGGAGATCTAA